One window of the Chiroxiphia lanceolata isolate bChiLan1 chromosome 30, bChiLan1.pri, whole genome shotgun sequence genome contains the following:
- the LOC116800034 gene encoding keratin, type II cytoskeletal 6A-like: MSRQSTVRIQRGRSGFSAASAAVPGTCRTSFSSCSVTRLGGCGAGSGFARVGGGFGSKSLYNVGGCKKISVAGRGGSFYGAGSAYGGGFGLPANLGYGYPGFPAGGIHEVSVNQSLLKPLNLEIDPNIQRIRKEEKEQIKTLNNKFASFIDKVRFLEQQNKVLETKWSLLQEQGMKTVRNNLEPLFETYINNLRVQLNSLLSDKGRLEGELLNTQYLVEDFKKKYEDEINRRTIAENEFVTLKKDVDGSYMNKVELQAKADALTEEINFLRTLYEAELSQMQTQISDTSVVLTMDNNRNLDLDSIISEVKAQYEDIANRSRAEAESWYQTKYEELQATAGRHGDDLRNTKQEISELNRHVQRLRSEIDSVKKQCANLKAAIADAEERGELTLKDAKAKLSELEDALQQAKADLARQLREYQELMNVKLALDIEIATYRKLLEGEECRLAGDGVPVNISVTRTTVGSGYGAGSNLSVAGGMCGLGSGFGCAPGPGGSSALGAGSSSSVKFVSTSSTRRSYRS, translated from the exons ATGTCTCGCCAGTCCACCGTGCGGATCCAGCGGGGCCGGAGCGGCTTCAGCGCCGCCTCGGCCGCGGTGCCCGGCACGTGCCGGACCagcttcagctcctgctccgTCACCCGCCTGGGCGGCTGCGGCGCCGGCAGCGGCTTCGCCAGGGTCGGGGGGGGCTTTGGCAGCAAGAGCCTCTACAACGTCGGCGGGTGCAAGAAGATCTCCGTGGCTGGAAGGGGCGGGAGCTTCTACGGAGCCGGGAGCGCCTACGGGGGCGGCTTCGGCCTCCCCGCCAACCTCGGCTACGGGTACCCCGGCTTCCCGGCGGGGGGGATCCACGAAGTCTCCGTCAACCAGAGCCTCCTGAAGCCCCTCAACCTGGAGATCGACCCCAACATCCAAAGGATCcggaaggaggagaaggagcagatcaAAACCCTCAACAACAAATTCGCCTCCTTCATCGACAAG GTGCggttcctggagcagcagaacaagGTGCTGGAGACCAAGTGGAgcctcctgcaggagcagggcatgAAAACCGTGAGGAACAACCTGGAGCCGCTTTTCGAGACCTACATCAACAACCTGAGGGTGCAGCTCAACAGCCTCCTGAGCGACAAGGGGCGGCTGGAGGGGGAGCTGCTCAACACCCAGTACCTGGTGGAGGACTTCAAGAAGAA gtACGAGGATGAGATCAACAGGAGGACCATCGCCGAGAACGAGTTTGTGACGCTCAAGAAG GATGTGGATGGTTCCTACATGAACAAGGTGGAACTCCAGGCCAAGGCAGACGCTCTGACTGAAGAGATTAATTTCCTGAGAACCCTCTACGAGGCC GAGCTGTCCCAGATGCAGACCCAGATCTCCGACACCTCGGTGGTGCTGACCATGGACAACAACCGGAACCTGGACCTGGACAGCATCATCTCCGAGGTGAAGGCGCAGTACGAGGACATCGCCAACCGCAGCCGCGCCGAGGCCGAGTCCTGGTACCAGACCAAG TACGAGGAGCTGCAGGCCACGGCCGGCAGGCACGGGGACGACCTCAGGAACACCAAGCAGGAGATCTCCGAGCTCAACCGGCACGTGCAGCGGCTGCGCTCCGAGATCGACAGCGTCAAGAAGCAG TGTGCCAACCTGAAAGCCGCCATCGCCGACGCCGAGGAGCGCGGGGAGCTCACCCTCAAGGACGCCAAGGCCAAGCTGAGCGAGCTGGAGGACGCCCTGCAACAGGCCAAGGCCGACCTGGCCCGGCAGCTCCGCGAGTACCAGGAGCTCATGAACGTCAAGCTGGCCCTGGACATCGAGATCGCGACCTacaggaagctgctggaaggggaggagTGCAG GCTGGCTGGAGACGGCGTCCCGGTGAATATCT CCGTCACCAGGACGACCGTGGGCTCGGGCTAcggggctgggagcaacctgAGCGTGGCCGGGGGGATGTGCGGCCTGGGCAGCGGCTTCGGCtgcgcccccggccccggggggaGCAGCGCCCTCGGCGCCGGCAGCAGCTCCAGCGTGAAGTTCGTGTCCACCTCCTCCACCCGGAGAAGCTACAGGAGCTAa
- the LOC116800035 gene encoding keratin, type II cytoskeletal cochleal-like yields the protein MSRSVSFSSRSAAGPAVTQVRVSSVSSTRGLGGSGLGRAGGFGSSSLYSLGSARRVSTGGSGSYSVRSGFGFGSAGLGALSPGGIQEVTVNQSLLTPLNLEIDPNIQRVRKEEKEQIKTLNNKFASFIDKVRFLEQQNKMLETKWSLLQDQKTTRSNIGPMFETYISNLRRQLDGLLGDKGRLEGELKNMQDLVEDFKNKYEDEINKRAAAENEFVVLKKDVDAAYMNKVELEAKVDALTDEINFLRAFQEAEINELQAQISDTSVVLSMDNSRNLDLDSIIAEVKAQYEDIANRSRAEAEAWYQTKYEQLQVTAGKHGDDLRNTKNEITEINRVIQRLQGEIESAKAQRAKLEAAVAEAEERGELALKDARAKLAELEDALQKAKADMARQLREYQELMNVKLALDIEIATYRKLLEGEESRLAGDGVGNVNISVVSSSGGGGGFSSSGGFLGGALGAGMGSGALGFSSGGATKSYSITTTSSTRRSVRK from the exons ATGTCCCGCTCCGTCAGCTTCAGCTCCCGCTCGGCCGCCGGCCCGGCAGTCACCCAGGTGCGGGTGAGCTCCGTGTCCTCCACCCGCGGGCTCGGCGGCTCCGGGCTCGGCCGCGCCGGGGGCTTCGGCAGCTCCAGCCTCTACAGCCTGGGCTCGGCCAGGAGGGTCTCCACGGGAGGGAGCGGCTCCTACAGCGTCCGCTCGGGATTCGGCTTCGGGAGCGCGGGACTGGGGGCCCTGAGCCCCGGCGGCATCCAGGAGGTGACGGTGAACCAGAGCCTGCTGACCCCCCTGAACCTGGAGATCGACCCCAACATCCAGAGGGTGcgaaaggaggagaaggagcagatcaAGACCCTCAACAACAAGTTCGCCTCCTTCATCGACAag GTGCggttcctggagcagcagaacaagATGCTGGAGACCAAGTGGAGCCTCCTGCAGGACCAGAAAACCACCCGGAGCAACATCGGGCCCATGTTCGAGACCTACATCAGCAACCTGCGGCGGCAGCTGGACGGGctgctgggggacaaggggCGGCTCGAGGGGGAGCTCAAGAACATGCAGGACCTGGTGGAGGACTTCAAGAACAA GTACGAGGATGAGATCAACAAGCGTGCGGCGGCCGAGAACGAGTTCGTGGTGCTCAAGAAG GATGTGGACGCTGCCTACATGAACAAGGTGGAGCTGGAGGCCAAGGTGGACGCGCTGACGGACGAGATCAACTTCCTGAGGGCTTTCCAGGAGGCG gagatCAACGAGCTGCAGGCCCAGATCTCCGACACCTCGGTGGTGCTTTCCATGGACAACAGCCGGAACCTGGACCTGGACAGCATCATCGCCGAGGTGAAGGCGCAGTACGAGGACATCGCCAACCGCAGCCGCGCCGAGGCCGAGGCCTGGTACCAGACCAAG TACGAGCAGCTCCAGGTGACGGCTGGGAAACACGGGGACGACCTGAGGAACACCAAGAACGAGATCACGGAGATCAACCGGGTGATCCAGAGGCTCCAGGGGGAGATCGAGAGTGCCAAGGCCcag CGAGCCAAGCTGGAGGCAGCCGTGGCCGAGGCCGAGGAGCGCGGGGAGCTGGCCCTGAAGGACGCCCGGGCCAAACTGGCCGAGCTGGAGGACGCCCTGCAGAAGGCCAAGGCCGACATGGCCCGGCAGCTCCGCGAGTACCAGGAGCTCATGAACGTCAAGCTGGCCCTGGACATCGAGATCGCGACCTacaggaagctgctggaaggggaggagagcag GTTGGCCGGGGACGGAGTCGGAAACGTCAACATCT CCGTGGTCAGCtccagcggcggcggcggcggcttcTCCAGCTCCGGAGGATTCCTGGGAGGAGCCCTGGGGGCCGGGATGGGCAGCGGAGCCCTCGGCTTCTCCTCCGGGGGGGCCACCAAGTCCTACTCCATCACCACCACCTCCAGCACCCGCCGCAGCGTCAGGAAGTAA